In Bradyrhizobium sp. 200, the sequence CGAGCAGCGCGCCGTGGTCTGAGAATGGAATGTTGTTGAGGTAATATTCGAGGTTGTTGACGTCGAAGGCGGCCCAGCCGCCGTCGCGGCTCTGCAGGCCCTCGATCCACTCACGGCCACGCGAAATCGCTGTATCGTATTCCTTGCTGCCGGAGGCCCGGCGCGCGCGGTCCATCGCCATCACCACGACGGCGGTGTCGTCGAGATCGGGATAATAGTCGTTGTTGTACTGGAACGCCCAACCGCCCGGACGGACATCGGGCGCCTTCACCGCCCAGTCGCCCTTGAGGTCGAGCACCTGCCGCGGCTTCAACCAATCGAGGCCCTGCTTCATTTTTGCGAGCGTGTCTTCGCCGCCGGCTTCCGCGAGTGCGTGGCAGGTCAGCGCGGTGTCCCACACCGGGGAGACGCAGGGCTGGCAATAGGCCTCGTGCTCGCCGATCACCAGGAGCTTGTCGATGCCCTTGCGGGTGACCGCGCGTGGTGGAAAATCCGGTCCCTTGCCGAGCGCATCGTACATCATGACGATGTTGGCCATCGGCGGATAGATCGCGCCCATGCCGTCTTCGCCGTTGAGCCGCTCTTCCGTAAACGCAAGCGCGGCGTCGATCGCGCGCTGACGCAGCTTTTTCGGAAACAGCGGTTCGACCACGCGCAGGATCTTGTCCAGCGTGCTGAAGAGCGCGAACCAGCCCCAGCTTTGGTGCGGCGCCTTCGGCGTCATTCCGACCGATTTGGGATCCTGCAGGAATAGCTCGTCAATGCCGACGCCCTTGGGATTCTTCGCCAGCGGCTTCAACGCCGCCATCACCATCAGCGGCACGATCGTGGTGCGCGCCCAATAGGAAATCTTGTTGATATGGAACGGCGACCACATTGGCAGCAGCATGATCTCGACCGGCAGCACCGGCACCGCGCGCCAGCTCAGAACGCCAAAGAAGGCGAGCAGGAACCGCGTGAAGACGTTGACGCGGGCTGCGCCGCCGTGGCTGCGGATCGCTTCGCGCGCGCGCACCATGTGCGGCGCGTCGACGGAATCGCCGATCATCTTCAGGGCGAAATAGGATTTGACGCTGGCGCTCATGTCGAACGGGCCGTCCTGCACCAGCGGCCAGCCGCCATGATTGCCTTGCGTGCGGCGCAGATAGTTCGCGATCTTGGCTTCCAGCGCGCTGTCGACGGGCTCGGCGAGATAGTGGCGCAGCAGGATGTATTCCGACGGTATGGTGCTGTCGGCTTCCAGCTCGAACACGAAGTGTCCATCGGATTGCCGGTAACCAAGCAGCGCTTCGGTCGCCGAGGAGATGCTCTTCTCCAGCGCGACGGCATCGACTGTCGCGACGGGATCGACGGCAATTGTTTTGTCTACGGAAAGCATTCGCAAGACATCCCTCTATTCGCGACCGGGTTCTGTGAAGCCGGTCACGCAACGTCCGTCGGGCTTTAGCGCCTCGCCAGGACCAGATCGGCGGCACGGTCGCCCGACCGCACCGATCCCTCGATGGTTGCCGGCAATCCCGTATCAGTCCAGTCGCCGGCGAGAAACAGGTTTTTGAACGATGTTACCGCCCCCGGCCGCAGCGCGTTCTGCTCCGGCGTGGCCTCGAACGTCGCGCGGCGCTCGCGCACGATCTGCCACGGCGGCAATTCAGGTTCGCCCGGCAGGCCGGCGGCCTTGCAGACGTCCCGCCAGATCGCCAGCGCGAGTTCTTCGCGCGGCATATCGACGAGCCGGTCGCCATTGCTGATGGTGACCGACAGCCGCTGCGGGAATGCGAACAGCCATTCCACGAGGCCACCGACCACGCCGAGGATGGGCACTGCGTCGCGGGGCGGATCGAAGCGGAAATGCGCATTGACGATGGCGCGGAATTTCGACGGCGTCTTCAGGCCCGGCAGCAGCGCCGCCGCAGGGCGCGGCGGCACCGCGAGCACCACGGCGTCGTCGGGGCCGAGCGCAATCGCGTCGCTGCCGAATTTCAGTTCGCCGACGGCGTTACGCGTCATCGCGAATTCGCGCAGCTCATGACCGAGCTGGACCGAGGCGCCCTTGTCCTGCAACAGCTTGATCGCCGGCTCGACCAGAACCGCGCTCAGGCCATCGCGCGCGATCAGCGGCCGGCAGGCCTGCCCGCCCGCCAGCAGCGTTTCCCGCACGATCGCGCCGGCAAGCCCCGCCGAGCCCTCGGGCGGATCGACATTGAGCGCGGCCAGCAGCAGCGGCTGCACCAGCCGCTGGTACAGCGTGCCTTTGCAGGGGATCGTATCGCCGACCAGTTTGCCGGTGCCTGCCCAGACCAGCGGCGCCAATGCGAGATAGTCGAGCAGCTTGGTATCGGGGACGCGGCGCGCCTCGTCGAACACCCATAGCGGCAATTTGCCGTCGCCGAGGTCGAGCTGCCAGCGCTGGCCGGTCGTGATGTCGACGAAGGGAAACTGGGCAAGCTTCGGCCCGACCAGCCCCGCTTCGGTGCCGATCGATCTGGCGTAGGCCCGCGCATGGCTGTTGCCCGACAGCAAGAGATGATTGCCGTTGTCGATGGTGAGATTGGTGGCCGCATCGAAATAGGACCGGCAGCGGCCGCCGGTCTGCTGCGTGGCCTCGTGGACATGCACGCGATAATTGGCGTTGGCGAGCCGCACGGCGGCCGAGAGGCCGGAAATGCCGGCGCCGATGATATGAGCGTTTTTCTGCATCAGATGATCGCGTAACGGAGAAGGATGGCAATCTTCGCCCATTTATGGACGCGGACCGGCTCGCGCGGGGCGGCAAAGCCCCGAGCCAGCAACAGGTCCAGTATCGCGCGGTAATATTTCGACATGATCCGCGGCGCGCGCACGACGCGCCGCGAATTGCGTTTCATGATCTCGTCGGACTTTTCGAAATGCTTTTTCGCCCACTCGGCCAGCGGCAGGCAGACTTTTGGAAGTGCGCGATCGGCAGTCACCTTCTGCGGATTGTCGCTGGTGATGCCGGCGAGCAGCAGGCTTTCGCGCGGCAGATAGAGGCGGCCGAGGCCGGCGTCTTCGTCGATGTCGCGCAGGATATTGGTCAATTGCAACGCGCGGCCGAGATGGTGGGCGAGCAGGATGCCGTCTTCCTCGGGCATGCCGAACACCCTGACCGACAGACGCCCGACGGCGCTGGCAACGCGATCACAATAGAGATCGAGCGTGGCAAGATCCGGCGCACGAATGTCCTGTGGCACGTCCATCTCCATACCGTCGACTACAGCGAGAAAATCCTCGCGCTTGAGGCCGAAGGTTTTCACCGAGGCGGCGTAATCCAGCAGGCGCGGCGGCGGATCACCGTGATATAGCGCATCGATGTCGTCGCGCCATTGCTGTAGCGCGGCCAGCCGCTCGGGCCGCGGCCCGTCGGAATCGGCGATGTCGTCGACCTGCCGGCAGAAGCTGTAGATCTGGAACATCGCCTCGCGCTGGCTACGCGGCAGAATGCGCATCGCGGCATAGAACGAACTGCCGGACGCGGCGGTACCGTAATCTGCGTTGGCCGCCGCCGTCTGCAACGTCATGCGCCGGCCGCCGGTCTTGTCAGGGGATGGCGTCCAGCGGCGCGCCTGATCATTTCGCCGGTGATGGCGCCGATGCTCTGCACGAGCAATTCGGACTTGCTTAGGTGCACGCGTTCGCGCAAGGGATCGCGCACCTTCAGCATCCCCACGATCTTGTCGGCGAAGGCCTGGATCACGGCAACCTCGAGCCCGAGCCGGAAATCCTTCACCTCGGCACTGAGCGGCCTGCTTTCATTGAGCAGGGTTTCGGTCCGAACCGCGAGCGCATGGAGGCATTGCAGCAGCGCCGGCTGCGACTTCGCCCCGCCCAGCATCTCGACGGTGGCGCCGCTGGCGGCCAGCGCGTCGCGCGGCAGATAGACGCGGTTGAGATTTTTGTAGTCCTTGGCGCAATCCTGCAAATGGTTGTTGATCTGCAACCCCGCGCACAGCGCATCCGACGCGGCCCAGGTCGACGTGCTCTCGCCATGGACGTCGAGCATGAAGCGACCGACCGGCATGGCCGAATAGCGGCAATAGTGGATGACATCGTCCCAGTTCTCGTAGCGCAGCTTGGTGACGTCCATCCGGAACGCAACCAGCACGTCGAGCGCGTGGCGCGGCGCCATCGAGCGCTCGGCAAAAGCGCGGCGCAGATTGACCGCCTCCGGCTGAGTGTCGCCGTTGCCCAGCAACTCGGCTTCGAGCAGGTCGAGATAGCGCAGCTTCTCATCCGCGCCGAGCGTCGCGTGATCGGCGATGTCGTCGGCCGTCCGGACGAAGTTATAGAATGAGAGGATCAGCGCCCGGTGACGCGGATGAATGATCCACGACGCGACCGGAAAATTCTCGTCGCGGTGGGTCTTTCCGGATCGCAGGTCGCTCGCACTGGTCATCAAGAACTGGCTACATTCATCGGAATTGGCGGCATGCGCCGATGCTCGGCGTATGCGAGGAGATCGCGAGCCCCATATAGGGGAATACGCCGCCAAAACCAATGCTATATGGGCTGATTAGCCCCGGCCGTGACGCGCGTCATAGAGCCGAAAATGGCTTTTCGACAGCGCGCCTTATTGGCCGTTGTTCTTGAGAACCTGGTTGCAGGCTTCGCTGATCTTGGAGCGATGTTCCTTGAGGCACGCCAGGATGGTGAAGTCGCCCTGGTCGATGACCGCACGGCAGTGCTTCTGCACGTCACGAGTGCAGGCCTTCTGCTCCTCCGCCGTTCCGCTGCGCTGCTGCTGGGCGAAGGCGCTCGACGAAGCCGAGAGCGACAACAAAGTGAGGGCGAGGAGAGATTTACGCATCGTATTCCTTCATTTCGGAAGAAATCCTGTTCCTCGATTTGCGCCGGAACGGATTTGTTTGGATGGCAGGCGCGCCGCGTACCGCAGCAACGAATTGATGACAAGCATGGTAAATGCGGACAAATTTACGGCGACCTTTACGACGACGTAAGCACCTTTAATAACCGACTGATATCTAAAGTGTATTTCCGCCACACTTTCCCGGCAATTGGATGTTGCAGACAATGCGGTGCAAAGCTAGATGCTGCGCCGACGGTGTCGGTGTGAACGCTTCGATTCCACTCGGCCGACCGTGCACTTTTTCGTGCCGAGAGCGCCGGAAACAGCACTCCGTCATTTGAACCTAAGATACTGCGGGAACACTAAATCTTCGATGCGGCGAGACGTATCTTTGCAAAGAACGTCTATTTTGATGGGAAAACTACGATGAAACTGTTTGGTTCCAGCTTGCTCGGTCAGGCGCTCGCAGCGGCCGGCGTCGGCGCCGCGATCATGTTGTCGGTCACCGCAAGCCATGCCCAGGCGGGAGGCCCGTTTGCCGGTTTTGACGGAAACTGGAGTGGCTCGGGCACGGTCGCGCTTTCCAACGGCACCACCGAGAACATCCGCTGCAAGGCCGACTACAAGGTCAACGCCAGCGGGCTCGGTCTGAAGCAAAATCTGCACTGCGCCAGCGACAGCTACAAATTCGACCTGTCCAGCGACGTCACCAGCCAGGGCGAACGCATCTCCGGCAACTGGAGCGAAAAGAGCCGCAACATCTTCGGCAATTTGCAGGGCACCGCCGGCGGCGGCCAGATCGACGTGTTCGTCGAGGCTTCCGGATTTGCCGCGAACCTGAATTTGAAGACCAACGGCAACAAGCAGAGCGTGCAAATCGACTCCAAGGGCGAAATCCGCGGCGTCAAGATCACGATGACGAAGACCTGACGCTATACCCTTCGAGACAGCGTGAACGGCAGCGCCCCGGCGCTGCCTTTTCATTTTTGCGGCCCGCTACCGATCAGCCGAATTTCCAGCTCCAATGCGCATCGCCGCGGTCACGCCGTTCCGTCACTTCGACGCGCATGAATCGATCATGCGCAAGCGCTGCCCCTACCCACAATTCGTTCCAGGCATCGAACACTTGCGGCGGCAGCGCTTCGCGTTCCGCCATCAGGCGCCACGACGTCTGGCGCACGGTGGCGGCAGAACCTTCCACCTGCAGCTCCGCATCGTCATCCTGCCCGCGGGCAAGCCGGGCGAAGGCTTTGGCAAAACCCGCCGCGCCCGCTTCCACACCGCTCAACAGCCGAGCTGCCTCGTCGAAGGTATGCATCCCGACGAGCCGCGCCGCAGCGCCGGCGAGATGGCCGCCCTCTTCCGGGCCGAGCACCCGGATCGTTTCCGGCACGATCGAGGTGACGTACTCCATCGCATAATTGCGCAGCACCTTCTGCAGCCGTTCTTCCGGCCATGTCGTCGCCGGCAGAAGCGGCGCCAGATCGGCCCGGAACGGCGGGCAGCGCTCGCCGGGCGAAAACTGCAGCCGTTCTTCTGGCGCAAGCTCGCGATCCCACTCCTTGTAGTAGCCCTCCAGCCCGGACTGGCCATCGACGGTCTGCCCCGTGCAGACGAAGCCGAGCCTGGGATTGCCGAGCACGACGCCGTTGTTGGCGTGCCATCCGCGCAGCATCGCCCGCGACACTTCCGAGGGGACGCCGCAGATCGCGGTGCCGGACCAGATCCAGCGCGGCGGCGGATAGCGCACCCAGGCCTTGGTGTCGCTCTCATGGACATACTCGACCTTCACGCCGCCGACCTGGTTCGACAGATAGTGATATTGGGCGCAGGCGACCGCATGCGGAAGCTGGTCGAGGCCGAGCTTCTTCAATCCGGGAAGGAAGCGCGCCAATTGCTGCCGCCGGAAGGTGCGAAACACCACCTCGGCCGCGCGCGGCGCACCGGCCCGCGAGGCCAGCATCAGGATCAGCCCGGTGAGATAGGAATGATAGATGTGCTCGACCGCCCGATAGGCGGCGGCATCGGGCGCCATCTTGCGAACGGCTGATTCAGCGGACACCATTCTATTCCGTGGGCTTGGCGTGACTGACGCCGCGAATCTTTTCAGACAAGTTGATCAGGAACATCGAGGTCGGCCGCAGGATGAAGAGGTCCGCGACCAGGGCTGCGATCATCGAGAACGCGCTGAGCCAGCCGAACAGCCGCAGCGACGGCAGGTCGGAGAACACAGTGACGACGAGGCCGCAGGCCAGCACCACCGTGGTCAGGATGAGCGCCGGACCGACCAGCACGGTGGCGCGCTCGACCGCCAGTCCAGGCGTGATGCCCGGCTTGCTCTCCAGCCGCAGCCGATTGAGGAAGTGGATCGTGGCGCTTAGCCCCAGGCCGAACGACACCGTGAGCGCGACCACGCTGGCGAATTGCAGCCCCTCGCCCAACAGCCACAGCACCGTGCCCGACGCCACCACCGGGAAAATGCCGGGCAGGATGCAGGAAAACATCACGACGACCGAGCGGAATGCGAGGCCGATGAAGACCGCGACCAGCAGGAATTCGATGGTCAGACCGTGGTTGAGTTTCGAGATCATGTTGGCGCTGTTGCGCGCGGCGATCGCCGACAGGCCGGTGACCGCGATTTCGAAGCCGGGATGCTCGGCCCGCACCTTGTCGAGCGACTTGTCGAGCTTGTCGATCACGGGAAGGATCTCGCTTGAATCGAGATCGGGAACGCGACCTGACACCACCACAGCATCCTGATCGGCAGAGATGAAGCGGCGGACCAGATGCTCGGGGATAACGCTGACATATTGCTTCAGCGTTTCGACATCGCTGCTGCCGGCTTTCTCGGCGAGCCAGCGGCGCAGGGTTTCGAGCGACCAGACGTTGCCGACGCCGGCCGATTTCTCGACCATCGCGTGAACTTCGGCGATCGTCTTCAACGTATCCGGCGCATAGAGCGAGGCGCCCTTGGGGAATTCGATCAGCACGTCGATCGGATTGGCGCCGGTGAGCTTGGCGTCAAGACGGCTCGACGCCGCCACCGCCTGTCGCTTGTCCGGCACCTGATCGGCGAGGCGATAGCGCGGCTCCAGCGTGGCGTAGATGAAGCCGAGGCCGGCGACGAGCAGCAACGCGAGCAGGCTGAACAGCCCGGGGCGGCCGACCATTCGCACGGCGATCCAGTAGCAGAAATTGCGCAGCGCCTGCACGCCGGCGTCCGCGCTCTGGAATTTTACCGCGAAGATCTTCTCGTTACGGACGAACAGCACGCCGAACACCGGGACCAGCGAGAGCACCGCAACCAGCGCGATGATGGTGGCGGCAAGTCCGGCCTCGCCGAACTTTCGGATCAATTCGGAATCGGAGAATTGCAGGGCAATGAACGAGATCCCGGCGGTGCCGTGGGTCAGCACGCAAGCCGGGCCAACCACTAGCACGGCGTTGGTGAACGCGGTCAATTTGTCCTGTCCCGCGATCAGACGGTCGCGCGCGGCGAAGGTGAGCTGCATCGAATCCGAGAAGCTGATCACCATGATGAGCGGTGTCATCACGTTCAGGAACATATTGAGATTGAAACCGGCCCAGCCGAGGCCGCCGAGCGCGAGCAGGATCGCGATGATCGGCGGGAAGGCCGCAACCACCATGAACGATATCTTGCGGAAGAAGATGATCGCTATGATGCAGCCGGCCAGGATGCCGAGGATGTTGTAGGTCAACCCGTCGCGCTTGACTGCGTTGCGGATCTCGAGTTGCATCACGGGGACGCCGGAGAGCTGGGCGTTGAGACCGCTGCCCGACAAATCGTCGGCCATGATCTTCCGCATCTCCCCGACCACCTTGCCGAGATCGTTGCTCGAAACCACACTCGGCTCCAGCGACAGCACGATCAGGGCCAGCGTGCCATCCTCGGACAACAGCTTGCCGCGAATGATCTCGTTGGTTTTGACGGTCTCGACAAACTTGTCGTAGGCCGCGCCTTGCGGCAGTTCGGGCGGGAACAGCGCGGCCGGCAGCTTGCCGGGCTCCGGCGCCTGGCGCGCCGAAAACAGCGAGACCAGCCCGCGCACGCCCTCGACCAGTTGCAGGTCGGTGACCATGTCGCGGATCTTTTCGAGGTTCTCGCGGGCCAGCAGCGTCTTACCCTCGACCACGACCAGCACGTCGAATTCGGTCGCCGGGAAGCGCTTGGTCACGGCCTCGTATTGCTTGTAGTCCTTGGAATCGGAACGGAACAACTGGCTCAAGGAGTCGTCGATCTTGATCCGCTGGATTCCAAAGATGGCGGCCACGATCAGCGCGGCGAGAATGATCATGGACAGGATCGGCGCCTTGACCGCGATCAGGCCCATGCGCTCCAGCCCGAAGGCGATGCTCTTGCCCGGCGGCGGCTCCTCAATGGCTTCGACGTGGACGCGACTTTCGGAGTTCTTGTCGAGCATACCCTGTCCAGTTCTCACGTCGGCCTGCGTGTGCAGCTTGGTTTTTTATGCAACTTGGTGGCGCGAATGCGGCCTTGAAGGCTCTATCCGATCGGCGCTAGCCATTGAAATCACGCGGTAAATTAACCGGCGCCGTTTTACAGGGCCGAACCCCATCCGGCAAGCGCGCGCGGCAGGGCAAATCGACCCGAAGGTGACGAAAATGCGCGTTAAGTCTCTGATTTGCCACACCCGCCGGCACGCCTTTGGGGCGTCCCGACAGTCAACGCCAACGCCGGTCGCGACGGCGCGGCGCGACCACGTTCGGTCAATTTTTCGGGAAGCGGCCGCATGTCGATCCGCTTCGGACTCAATCGATCGGCTTGTGGGGGATGAGCGCAGTTCCGCTTTCATCCTTCAGCGCCACGCCGGTGATCCCGCGCGCGATACCTTCACGTACCAGCCACGCGATCTTGAACGCCGCCTCGTCGTAGCTCAGCCCCGCACCGTGGATGTTGGATACGCAATTGCGCTTCTCATCGGTGAGGCCGATGCGCGGCGCAAAGGTGATATAGGCGCCGAGGCTGTCGGGCGCCGACAGGCCGGGCCGCTCGCCAATCAGCATCACCACCATCCGCGCGCCAAGCACCGCGCCGATCTCGTCGCCCAGCGCCACCCGCGCGCCCGATGCGACCACGACATGCCCCAACGAGATTCCCGCCTCCGTCAGACGCGGAGCCAGATGGCGAACCAGTTCGACCGCGTGGACATTGACGGCGGCCGGCGACAGCCCGTCGCCGATCACGATCGCGATCTCGCTCGCGCTGCCGCCTTGCTTTTCCAGCGCGCGCCGCGAATCCGCATCCAGCATGCGTCCGAGATCGGGACGACGCAGATAGTCGCGCCGGCTTTGCGCCTGGCTGGAGACCTCGCCGACCTGCAGGCCGAGGCCGGCCAATTTGGCAACCAGATGCGGCGCATCGAAAGCGGTGTGAACGGCATCGCGCGCACGCGCGTGGTCGAGCGTGAAGGCAAGCAGTGCATCGGTCGGCATGCTAGCACCGGCACGGCCAAGCCCGACGCGCGCCGGCGTCAGCTCCCGCAAGGCGTCGAGCGCGCGTGACGGTGCCGGCGTTTTCATGGCTTGCTACTCGGCGGGGACCGAGGCCTCGCGCAGCCGGATCGAATAATTCGACGCGTTCTGCTGGCCTGTGGATGCCGCACGCGCGAACTTGATCAGGTGATGCGCGATCATGGTCGAGCCAATCAGCCCTTCGAGATCGCCGCGCCTGAGCCGGCCGATCGCGAACTTCCAGAACTCGCGCCTGTAATCGCCGAGCACGCCGATCTGCCAGAAGATATTGCGCAGCATGATCAGCGCGCGCCTGATGTTGGGCCAGCTCTTCATTTCAGGCGCGACCGGCACCTTGATCCGGTTGGCGTAGGTGTAGTCGCATTGATACTGGTAGCGCGCGAACAGCTTCTCGGGCTGGTAGGCGATCTCCATGCATCGCTTCCAGGAACTTACGACCTGATCGTAGGGCAGCAGGAATTCGACATTGGAATCGCGGCTGTCGTCGTCATTAAGCCGCCCCTCGCGCTCCAGTCGATCCCAGAGCGGCGTCTTCGGCAGTGCCTGCAGCAGGTTGATCGTCAGCAGCGGAATCCGCGATTCATCGACGAAGTTGAGCAGCGCATCTGCGGTGCCGGGCTTGTCGGTGTCGAGCCCCATGATGATGCCGGAGACGACCTCCATGCCGTAGGAATTGATGGTCTGGATGCCCTCGAGGATCGGGACCATCATATTGTGGTCCTTGTGCATCGCCTTCAGCGCATCGGGATCCGGCGTCTCGATGCCGCAGAATACGGTGACGAACCTCGCCTCGCGCATCTTCTCGAGGATCTCGGGGCGCTTGGCGATGTTCAGCGTCGCCTCGCAGGCGAGCCGCACGACATAGCCCGTCCTCTTCTGCCATTCGATCAGGTGCGGCAGCAATTCCAGCGTGGCCTTGCGGTTGCCGATGAAATTGTCGTCGACGAAATAGATCGTGTCGGTCATGCCGCATTCGCGCAGCCTGTCCAGTTCGGCAACGATCTGCTCGGGCGTCTTCAGGCGCGGGTTGCGGCCATAGAGGCCGGGGATGTCGCAGAATTCACACTGATAAGGGCAACCGCTCGAATACTGGATACTGCCGAGCAGATATTTTTTCACTTCCGCCAGCTCGTAAGCCGGAATCGGAAACTCGGTCATCGGCAGGCGATCGTTGGTCGTCAGCACCACCTGCTGTTCGGGACGGGAAGGATCGCGCGCCAGCCGCGCGATCAATTCATTGGTGGCGTCGCCGAGTTCGCCGACATGGAGATAGTCGAAGGAAGGATAGTAATCCGGGCACGCGCTGACCGACGGCCCGCCGATGGCAACCGCGAGATCGAAGGCATGAGCGCGGCGGCAGATGTCGTTCATCTGTTGGCGCTGGATGTGCATGCCGCTGACGAACACCGCCTCGGCCCATTCGAAGTCTTCTTTGGTGGCGGGGCGAATGTTCTCGTCGATAAAGCGGACCGGCCAGTTCTCCGGAAGATAGGCCGCGATCAGCAACAGGCCCTGCGGTGGCATGAACGCCTGCACGCCATCGGTCAGGGGATAGGCGTGCTCGAACGTACCGAAAGAAGACGTATAGCGCGGGAAGACGCACAGGATACGCCGTACCGTTTCGATGCCTTCAGTTCTCATCAAAATTCCTCAAGGCTGACATGAATTTAAGCACGACACTGAAAGCTGGGCCAGAAATTCTTCAACATTGTGACAGTCAACTCTAACTCGTTGTGGGTTCAATTGGTTTCAGGAAAATCTGCGGGTTTGGCCGCCCGGGGCCACGGGCTGGCGTTCAGGCGATCAGCCGCGCGGCAAATTCGGGCAGCAGGCCCGCATCGCCCGCAAGCCGGAAATCGCCGTTCGCGAGACCTGAGCGAACCAGCCAATCGTCGAATTCCGGCGCCCGCTTCAACCCGAACAGGTCGCGGATATACAGCGCGTCGTGGAACGAGGTCGACTGATAGTTCAGCATGACGTCGTCGGCGCCCGGCACGCCCATGATGAAGGTGACGCCGGCGGCGGCGAGCAGCGTCAAGAGATTGTCCATGTCGTCCTGGTCGGCTTCGGCATGGTTGGTGTAGCAGACGTCGACGCCGAGCGGCAGGCCGAGCAGCTTGCCGCAGAAATGATCCTCGAGGCCGGCGCGGATGATTTCCTTGCCGTCATACAGATATTCCGGACCGATGAAGCCGACGACGCTGTTGACGAGCAGCGGATCGAAGGCGCGCGCCACCGCATAGGCCCGCGCTTCGCAGGTCTGCTGATCGACATTGTGATGGGCATTGGCCGACAGCGCCGAGCCCTGCCCGGTCTCGAAATACATCACATTGCCGCCGACCGTGCCGCGGCGGAGCGACAGTCCGGCCTCGCGCGCCTCGCGGAGCAGCGCGAGATCGACGCCAAAGCTGCGGTTGGCAGCCTCTGTGCCCGCGATCGACTGGAACACCAGGTCGACCGGCGCGCCCTGCCCGATCAATCCGAGCGTCGTGGTGACGTGGGTAAGCACGCAGCCCTGCGTCGGAATCTGCAGCCGCGAGATGATGCCGTCGAGCAGCCGCAGCAGTTCGCCGATCACAGCCGGATCGTCGCTGGCCGGATTGATGCC encodes:
- a CDS encoding B12-binding domain-containing radical SAM protein — encoded protein: MRTEGIETVRRILCVFPRYTSSFGTFEHAYPLTDGVQAFMPPQGLLLIAAYLPENWPVRFIDENIRPATKEDFEWAEAVFVSGMHIQRQQMNDICRRAHAFDLAVAIGGPSVSACPDYYPSFDYLHVGELGDATNELIARLARDPSRPEQQVVLTTNDRLPMTEFPIPAYELAEVKKYLLGSIQYSSGCPYQCEFCDIPGLYGRNPRLKTPEQIVAELDRLRECGMTDTIYFVDDNFIGNRKATLELLPHLIEWQKRTGYVVRLACEATLNIAKRPEILEKMREARFVTVFCGIETPDPDALKAMHKDHNMMVPILEGIQTINSYGMEVVSGIIMGLDTDKPGTADALLNFVDESRIPLLTINLLQALPKTPLWDRLEREGRLNDDDSRDSNVEFLLPYDQVVSSWKRCMEIAYQPEKLFARYQYQCDYTYANRIKVPVAPEMKSWPNIRRALIMLRNIFWQIGVLGDYRREFWKFAIGRLRRGDLEGLIGSTMIAHHLIKFARAASTGQQNASNYSIRLREASVPAE
- a CDS encoding ethanolamine ammonia-lyase subunit EutB, which codes for MVYRQIIGATSYVFADLRELLAKATPPRSGDRLAGVAAESAEAMIAARMALADMPLKQFLNEAVIPYEDDEVTRLILDTHAAQAFAPISSLTVGSFRDWLLSDAATGETLKHVSRGITPEMAAGVSKLMRNQDLILVAKKCAVTSAFRNTIGLKGRMSVRLQPNHPFDDAKGITASILDGILLGSGDACIGINPASDDPAVIGELLRLLDGIISRLQIPTQGCVLTHVTTTLGLIGQGAPVDLVFQSIAGTEAANRSFGVDLALLREAREAGLSLRRGTVGGNVMYFETGQGSALSANAHHNVDQQTCEARAYAVARAFDPLLVNSVVGFIGPEYLYDGKEIIRAGLEDHFCGKLLGLPLGVDVCYTNHAEADQDDMDNLLTLLAAAGVTFIMGVPGADDVMLNYQSTSFHDALYIRDLFGLKRAPEFDDWLVRSGLANGDFRLAGDAGLLPEFAARLIA